A stretch of DNA from Natrinema halophilum:
GCCGCCCGTTCGTCGTGGGTGTCGCGCTGGAGATCGCGCATAAACGCGGGAGTGATCGGGCGATCGCTCTCGACGCGACCGTCCAGTCTCTTCCAGAGCTGAATTCCACGGAACGGTGCGGAATAGCTCTCCGCGAAGTAATGCGGGTAGTCGGCGTCGTCGACGATGCGTTGATTCGCCGTCCCGATGTACCCGGGATCGATGACGTGGGGCATCTCCTCGTAGGGGATGAACTCGTCCCAATCGGACTCGCCGTACGGAACGAACCCCGGCCACTCACCGTCCTGTCCGGAGCCGTCGAACACCCTATTTCCGGGGACGGGCTCGTCGTCCGTGTATCGGATCGGGACCTTCCCGGTGACACGATACAGCGTGTTCCCGTCGCGGTCGGCATAGACGAAATTCTGAGTTGGCAGGTCGAACCGTCGGAGTGCATCCTGCACGTCGGCGATTCCGTCGCTACGTCCCAGTTCGAGGATCGCGTCGCTCGTTCGGGTGGCCGTCAAACCGACCCATGAGATGGCGACCTGGTTCCGGAGTTCGTCGCCGTCGCTTTCGGTTTCGAGTACGGGCCCGTGAACGGTCTTTCTGACGGTCACTTCGCGGTCGCGCCCGTCGGCGACTTCGATAGTCCGACGCTCGTCGTCGAACTCCCGGAACTCCTCCCCGTACCGGTACTGGCCGTTTCGGGTCTCGTACTCGTAAAAGTCGATCGTATCGGCACCGGCGTTCGTTAGGCCCCACGCGCCGGACTCGTTTTCGCCGATGACGACGAATGGGATCCCAGGGAACGTGACCCCTCTCGTGTGTGTTTCGGGCCCCTCGAGGTGCATCTCGTACCAGACCGGCGGTGCCATAAGTGCCAGGTGCGGGTCGTTTGCAAGGATTGGCGATCCAGAATCCGTGTGATCGCCCGAAACGACCCACGAATTCGATCCGACGCCGGGCGAGGACTCGAACGCCGAAATCCAGGCCGTCAGCTCTGGATCGATCCGTCGCTGACCGACTGTCGAAGTCGTCTGATCGTTTTCTGTAGCGTCATCGCCGTGGCCGAGAATAGTCGCATCGTGGTCGAGTCGATCGGGAAACAGCGTTTCGGCGGCTTCCTGCCCCATCTCGGCTGCGACCGTTTCTTTGCGAAGCGTTCGGAAACTGCCGGTCAGTCCCCACGAGATCTGAATCGAGGCGAGCAACATATCGACCGGGTTCCAGGGATCGGGCTCGTAGTCCAGGAGGTCGAACTCTTGGGGAAGGGGCCGATCGAGGTGCCGGTTGACGCCCGCGGCGAACGCTTCTGCGAGCCGTCCGGATTCAGTGTCACGGACGAGATCCCAGCTAGCGGCCGCCGCCCCGACGAAATCCATCTTCACGTGGAATCGATCGGAGGGGAGCGCCCGATCACCGACGACGGCCGAGAGTTGGCCGCGCATTTGTCGGCGCTGGAGGTCCATCTGGAACAGGCGGTCGGCGCCCTGTGCGTAACCGGCGGCGAAATAGAGTGCCTCCTCCGAGTCGGCATCGACGTGTGGGACGCCGGTATCGTCGTAGCTGAGGCTCGCCGATCCGTATGGGGTAGACACTTGCTCCGGCAGGTCCCGAGCGACGGTATCCCAGACCGAACCGCTAAACGGCGCAAACCGATCGAGATATCCCCTTATGGGCGTGGCGGTCGCACCCACCACACCGCCCCCGAGAAGGGCAGCGAGAACGCCGCGTCTCGTCCGTTCTCGAGGGGTAAACTGTTCCCTGATTGTTTGTTTAGCATCCCGATCCATGACACGTGGTTACGGTGATCGTTCAAAACAGTTGTGGTCAGCTAGCAGTCCACAGTTGCTTCGTGACGACAGGTCGCTACTCACCGAGTTATCACCCGTTCAGACCTGACTCGTGGTCCGCTGTCACCCCCACTGCTCGGCACTCGCCCGCCCGCATCGAATCGATGGGTTACGTTTTGTGTCACCAATCATCTTCCGTTAAAGTCAAACAGTCGGCTCGGGAAGTGTCCAGTATGAGCAGTGAACAGGATGCGGAGTCGATCCGGTGTCTCGTCGCCAAAGTCGGCCTCGACGGCCACGACCGTGGAGCGCACGTGATTGCACGCGCGTTCCGCGATGCCGGCTTCGAGGTCATTTACTCTGGATTGCACAAATCACCAGACGAAATCGTTCAGGCTGCAGTGCAGGAAGACGTCGACGTCCTCGGCATCTCTATCCTCTCTGGTGCTCACGACACGTTGGTCCCGAAGATCATGAACGGTCTCGAGGAGTACGGCGCCAAAGATGATACCCTCGTCCTCGCCGGTGGTGTTATTCCCGACGAGGACCGCGAGGGACTCTTAGACGACGGCGTCGCGGCGATCTTCGGGCCCGGTACCTCGATCGAGGAGACTATCGATTTCGTCCGCGAGAACGCACCGCAGCGATGAATATGGATTCGGACGACGAATCGCTGCTCGAGTCGTTACTGTCGGGTGAACACCGCGCGCTCGCCAGGGTCATCTCGAAGATAGAGAACCGATCGCCGGGCTATCGGGATCTCGTTTCACAGTTGTACGCACACACTGGAAACGCAGACGTAATCGGCATCACGGGAAGCCCCGGCGCGGGCAAGTCGACGCTGGTCGACAAACTCGCCGAAGCGTACCGAGACCGGGGCGAAACGGTCGGGATCATTGCGATAGACCCGTCATCGCCGTTCACCGGGGGAGCCGTCCTCGGGGATCGAATCCGGATGGCTTCCACGGTCGGTGACATGGACGTGTTCGTCCGCTCGATGAGCGCCCGGGGAACTCTCGGAGGTCTCTCGACGGCCACGGCAGATGCGGTCAAAGCGATGGACGCGTTCGGGAAGGACAAAATCATCGTCGAGACCGTCGGCGCCGGACAGAACGAGATCGACATCGTCCGGACCGCCGACAGCGTCGCCGTCCTCGTCCCACCGGGATCGGGAGACGACATTCAGACCCTCAAAGCGGGTATTCTGGAGATCGCAGATATTTTCGTCGTCAACAAGGCCGACCGGGACGGCGCGGACCGAACCGTCCAGGAACTGCGGGAAATGGTCCACATCGGCGAGGAAAGTGGAATCGGCGGCGGTCACCACGGCGTCGATACTGGCCTCGACGGTAGCGACGCGGTTGAGGACGACGCTGCGGGGTCGGACGAAGGCTGGACCCCGCCGATCGTCGAGACAGTCGCCACGAAAGGGACTGGCGTCGAAGCCTTCATCGATGAACTCACGACCCATCGCGCGTACCTCGTCGACTCCGGCGCCCGGGCCGAGAAGGTACGAACGCGCTACGCCGAGGAGATTCGTACGCTGCTTCGCGAGGACGTTCACACCATGCTCGAGGACGAACTCGCCGAGAGCGGCGGGATCGACGACCTCGCCGAAGCCGTCCGTCAGGGCGAGACCGACCCCTACTCCATCGCGACCGACGTCCTCGCACCCGTCGAAGCCTGTCTCGAGAACGTAGAGACCGACGCGAGTGAGGACACGGACACGGAGTAGCGTCGCTCCGCGACCGGTCGTCGAACGAGGGCGCTCCGAGACGGAGCGCACCATCGAAACCGAATCCGAGAGCGGGTGTTGATCCGCCGTTCGTACCCAACGTGTTGATGGTAAAATGATGCGTATAGGGATTCGACGAGTTCCTCCATTTCTCTACGGAAACGGACTGATTCCGAAACCTATCAGAACGCAAACGTACTGAAGACGCCGTACACGGCGCGATTCTCGGCGCTGTGTGGTAGATGTGCCGTTACAGGAGATATCCGAGTCCGAACCCGAGGTCTAAGGACGGTGCCGTCCTATACTCGCGCATGAAAGCCCGAACAGTCCTCGGTGTGGCGCTTGGAACCGTCGGCGGCGCGATTATCGGCGACAGACTCCTGAAACAGCGCGCGGGCGACCTCGAGAACCCACTACCCGGCGTCGAGCGAACGTATCGATGGCGCGGAATCGAGACGACCTACACCGTCGCGGGCGATCCGAATGATCCGGATATGCTTCTCCTCCACGGGATCTACGCCGGATCCAGCAGCAACGAATTCGCGCCGATTGTCGAGCAACTGGCCGAGGATTACCGCGTGTACGTGGTCGACCTTCCCGGCTTTGGCCGTTCGGAACGACCTCCGCTCGTCTACTCAGCGTCTCTCTACGCCGAATTCATCCGCGACTTCGCTGACGAGGTCACCGACGAACCGATTGTCGTCACCTCCTCGCTTGCGAGTGCGTTCGCCGTCGACGCTGCAGACGAGACCGACTTCGAGCGGCTGGTGTTGATCTGTCCCACCGACGAGACGGGCGACGAGCGGCCGTGGGTACGAACCCTATTGCGAACTCCAATCATCGGAACGACGCTGTACAACCTGCTCGCGAGCAAGCCGTCGATCCGGTACTTTTTCCACCGCGATGGGTACTACGACTCCGATCGAATCGATTCGGATGAAGTTCAGTACGCCTGGGACAGCGCTCACCAACCCGGCGCACGTTACGCCACCGCTTCCTTCGCAGCAGCTACTCTCGATCCCGAGTTCGATCTGGCGACCGAACTTGCGGGCCTCGAGACGCCGACCACGCTGGTCTGGGGTCGGGATGCAGAACTCATCCCGCTCAGAGAGGGTCGGGATCTCGCCGAGGCGGCCGACCTCGAACTGGTCGTCATCGACTACGCGACGCAACTACCCCACGCCGAACATCCGGACAAATTCGTCGAATACCTGAGCGCGGAGCTCCCGCGGGTCGACATCGACGAGTAGCCGAGCGGGGAGCGTGCCGCGTTCGTCATCATCGCTTCGGAACGTTCTGGACTACTTTCGGCGTCGTAGACGACGGCTCCCGTTCGTCGCCCATTCCAGTCGTAACCACGAGGCGCATCCCGCGTCGGACGCTCATGTCGATTTCGTGGACCTGCTCTTCGGGTAGCAGTACCAGCCTGCCGGCGGTTGGATTCGGACTGTTGGGCAAAAAGACGTTGTAGACGTCCTGCCCGGCCACTTCCTCGACTGGGGTCGGGCTCTCGCCCGTAACGAGGCCGATCATGTAGACGCCTTCCCGGGGATACTCGACCAGAACGACGCTTTCGTAGCCCGTTTTTCGTTCGACGAGCGAGTCCGCGACCTGCCGGACGCTCGAGTAGATCGTACTGACCAGGGGCACGACGTTGACGAGGCGACCGATGTTGCCGAACAGTTGCCGGCCGACGCTCTGCTTGGCGAGAAAACCGAGGAAGATGATCGACGTGACGATCAAGATGACGGCGAGTATCTGGGCGACGGCTTCGACGTTGCCCGTGTACTGTGCCAGTCCCGCGGCGCGAACGATCGGGGTGACGAACTGTCGCAACCAACTGACGAGGAGTCGGAGTACGTACAGCGTAACGGCAAGCGGTGCGACCAGGATCAATCCCGCGACGAAGCTACTC
This window harbors:
- the meaB gene encoding methylmalonyl Co-A mutase-associated GTPase MeaB, yielding MDSDDESLLESLLSGEHRALARVISKIENRSPGYRDLVSQLYAHTGNADVIGITGSPGAGKSTLVDKLAEAYRDRGETVGIIAIDPSSPFTGGAVLGDRIRMASTVGDMDVFVRSMSARGTLGGLSTATADAVKAMDAFGKDKIIVETVGAGQNEIDIVRTADSVAVLVPPGSGDDIQTLKAGILEIADIFVVNKADRDGADRTVQELREMVHIGEESGIGGGHHGVDTGLDGSDAVEDDAAGSDEGWTPPIVETVATKGTGVEAFIDELTTHRAYLVDSGARAEKVRTRYAEEIRTLLREDVHTMLEDELAESGGIDDLAEAVRQGETDPYSIATDVLAPVEACLENVETDASEDTDTE
- a CDS encoding alpha/beta fold hydrolase — protein: MKARTVLGVALGTVGGAIIGDRLLKQRAGDLENPLPGVERTYRWRGIETTYTVAGDPNDPDMLLLHGIYAGSSSNEFAPIVEQLAEDYRVYVVDLPGFGRSERPPLVYSASLYAEFIRDFADEVTDEPIVVTSSLASAFAVDAADETDFERLVLICPTDETGDERPWVRTLLRTPIIGTTLYNLLASKPSIRYFFHRDGYYDSDRIDSDEVQYAWDSAHQPGARYATASFAAATLDPEFDLATELAGLETPTTLVWGRDAELIPLREGRDLAEAADLELVVIDYATQLPHAEHPDKFVEYLSAELPRVDIDE
- a CDS encoding cobalamin B12-binding domain-containing protein; amino-acid sequence: MSSEQDAESIRCLVAKVGLDGHDRGAHVIARAFRDAGFEVIYSGLHKSPDEIVQAAVQEDVDVLGISILSGAHDTLVPKIMNGLEEYGAKDDTLVLAGGVIPDEDREGLLDDGVAAIFGPGTSIEETIDFVRENAPQR
- a CDS encoding penicillin acylase family protein, coding for MDRDAKQTIREQFTPRERTRRGVLAALLGGGVVGATATPIRGYLDRFAPFSGSVWDTVARDLPEQVSTPYGSASLSYDDTGVPHVDADSEEALYFAAGYAQGADRLFQMDLQRRQMRGQLSAVVGDRALPSDRFHVKMDFVGAAAASWDLVRDTESGRLAEAFAAGVNRHLDRPLPQEFDLLDYEPDPWNPVDMLLASIQISWGLTGSFRTLRKETVAAEMGQEAAETLFPDRLDHDATILGHGDDATENDQTTSTVGQRRIDPELTAWISAFESSPGVGSNSWVVSGDHTDSGSPILANDPHLALMAPPVWYEMHLEGPETHTRGVTFPGIPFVVIGENESGAWGLTNAGADTIDFYEYETRNGQYRYGEEFREFDDERRTIEVADGRDREVTVRKTVHGPVLETESDGDELRNQVAISWVGLTATRTSDAILELGRSDGIADVQDALRRFDLPTQNFVYADRDGNTLYRVTGKVPIRYTDDEPVPGNRVFDGSGQDGEWPGFVPYGESDWDEFIPYEEMPHVIDPGYIGTANQRIVDDADYPHYFAESYSAPFRGIQLWKRLDGRVESDRPITPAFMRDLQRDTHDERAAMFVPTMIDEAGDAVDGPSEELLADLEGWEYRMDRDSRAALVFARFLSHYRDVVFRPRLADALDSRRDPEEYYGNDWVLITLSPDSAWFPDGRDVAIADALDRTATELEENGWETFGDYNTTAIDHPFDREWLNYPRYPTDGSAASLNNFRAENDVGSSWRQICPMDDSSGPSQGAFPGGNDGSPFSAHYADQLQQWADGEYKPIPLTSPDTTTVEFSEGDG
- a CDS encoding DUF502 domain-containing protein; the encoded protein is MKLTESIKSSFVAGLILVAPLAVTLYVLRLLVSWLRQFVTPIVRAAGLAQYTGNVEAVAQILAVILIVTSIIFLGFLAKQSVGRQLFGNIGRLVNVVPLVSTIYSSVRQVADSLVERKTGYESVVLVEYPREGVYMIGLVTGESPTPVEEVAGQDVYNVFLPNSPNPTAGRLVLLPEEQVHEIDMSVRRGMRLVVTTGMGDEREPSSTTPKVVQNVPKR